The Mesorhizobium sp. AR02 genomic interval GCTGCAGCCGTGCGGTGCGGTCGGTGCGCTGGCGGTAGCCGCCATCGCCGTCGAGCAGGTATTTTGCGCGTTGCTTGTCGCGCGGCTGCGATGCCGTCGTCTTTGACGAGACTGCCTTCTTGATCGGCTCTATCGCCTCGGTGGACCTGCGGTCGGTCCCGATCCTGGCGTCCTGGATGGCCCGGCCCACGGCCTGCTCGATCAGGTCCTTGCTGTTCTGGCCAAGGAAGCTCGAGACCAGCCCGGCGACATCGGTGGCGATGTCTTCGACCTGATCGTCGTCGGCGAAGGCGGCCAGCGGCGAAGCGGCAGCTTCGGGTTGGACAGCTTTTTCCGGGCGCCGGTTCTTGCCCAGCTGCCGCCAGAGAATGAATGCGAAGATGAGTGCAAAGACAAAGAACGACATTCGACCAGCCCCGCTGCGTGGTCCGCGTTGATTGCAGGATTGAAGATGGTGGACGCCGCCCGTTCAGCGCGCCTCTGGCGCCGCACGCTCTCGTCCTCAGGCACGAATGGTCCGCTTCCCGGCGGATCAATGGCGGTGCCTGTCGACTTCCCTCCCAGTTGACGCGTCAAACACATTTCTTCCCTGACGGGGCTGTCCGGGAACCATGGATGGGCAAAAGCTGCGTCGTTGATAAGGGAAGTCTCAAATGGCAGCCATACACATTATCGAGAGCTATTATGGTCCCGGCCATTGCCGGTCTTCCTGGTGTGGGAGCCAGATCAAAACAGCAAGACGCGTTCTCTCCGGGGCCGGGGCAGGGGGCTGTCACATATGGCAGCGCCAGCCCCCTCTCCGTCCGCTTCGCGGCCACCTCTCCCCCATTTCATGCTACGGAATGCACACATCTAGAGCGGGATGACTTTAGGTTGGGCATACCCGGCCTCGATGAAGTAATTCCTGCATTCGATTGAATTGACGGTGCCGAGGATTTGTCCGATGGCATTGCAGACTGCATCGATGGTTCGCCTGGCCGCCTTGCGCAGCCAATGCTTGAGCTTTGCAAAGAGCTTCTCGATGGGGTTCAGGTCGGGCGAGTATTTCGGCAGGAGAAACAGCTTGGCGCCGGCCGAGCGGATGGCGCGGCGCACGGCCTTGCTCTTGTGCGAGCCGAGATTGTCCATGACGACGATGTCGCCGGGCTTGAGGGTTGGGACGAGAACCTTGTCGACATAGAGCTGGAACCGCTCGCCGTTGATTGGTCCGTCGATGAGCCATGGCGCATCGACACGGTCGTGGCGTAGCGCCGCCAAGAAGGTCATGGTCTTCCAATGGCCGTGCGGTACCTTGGCTTTGATCCTCTCGCCGCGCGGTGCCCATCCCCTGAGCGGCGCCATGTTTGTCTTGGTCCAGGTCTCGTCGATGAACACCAGGCGGGAAGGATCGATGCGGTCCTGATACTTTGCCCAC includes:
- a CDS encoding IS630 family transposase (programmed frameshift), producing MGKPYSMDLRERVVASVEREGLSRRQAAVRFGVGISTVIRWVSRLRETSSLAPGKMGGHRPKKIAGEHRDWLLVRCRAADFTLRGLVAELAERGLKVDYRSVWEFVHAEKLSHKKTLIAAEQDRPDVAHRRAQWAKYQDRIDPSRLVFIDETWTKTNMAPLRGWAPRGERIKAKVPHGHWKTMTFLAALRHDRVDAPWLIDGPINGERFQLYVDKVLVPTLKPGDIVVMDNLGSHKSKAVRRAIRSAGAKLFLLPKYSPDLNPIEKLFAKLKHWLRKAARRTIDAVCNAIGQILGTVNSIECRNYFIEAGYAQPKVIPL